One segment of Candidatus Binatia bacterium DNA contains the following:
- a CDS encoding glycosyltransferase family 9 protein: MPEVSPSVLIIRLDAIGDALALTPLLAALQRRSIAADVLLSEASAGVFSSRAARAIVARAVALRSSATSNLTEIERLGRELRERNYGCVLVATEDPAGYRLAGAIGAPKSVGFADPWGKPFKTIWSRRLVRRTIYRSAGLDRRAPHECEVLFRLGSDLVGDESPTRDASVLRPLVLEREPEPDERVAIQITDKWERLGIPFEQVVEMIRRVAATGEPHLLSAANEASYAQRVADATGLAVSRFAEIEAWKAAIGAAPAIVTPDSGALHVAGTIGTPVVAVFPGQRSYALQVARWSPWAAPHRVVRADGDWPTRAAEALAHLLVLR; encoded by the coding sequence ATGCCGGAAGTTTCCCCGTCGGTGCTCATCATCCGCCTCGACGCCATCGGCGACGCACTCGCCCTCACGCCGCTGCTCGCGGCGTTGCAGCGGCGTTCGATCGCAGCCGACGTGCTCTTGAGCGAAGCGAGCGCCGGCGTCTTCTCCAGCCGCGCGGCGCGAGCGATCGTCGCGCGCGCCGTCGCGTTGCGCTCGAGCGCGACGTCGAACCTTACGGAGATCGAACGGCTCGGCCGCGAGCTGCGCGAGCGGAACTATGGCTGCGTCTTGGTCGCAACCGAGGATCCCGCCGGCTATCGTCTTGCCGGCGCGATCGGCGCGCCGAAGAGCGTCGGCTTTGCCGACCCGTGGGGCAAGCCGTTCAAAACGATCTGGTCGCGGCGCCTCGTGCGTCGCACGATCTACCGCAGCGCGGGTTTGGATCGCCGCGCGCCGCACGAGTGCGAGGTGCTCTTTCGTCTCGGCAGCGATCTCGTCGGCGACGAATCGCCGACCCGGGATGCGAGCGTGCTGCGACCGCTCGTGCTCGAACGCGAACCGGAACCCGACGAGCGCGTCGCCATTCAGATCACCGACAAGTGGGAACGGCTCGGCATCCCGTTCGAGCAGGTCGTCGAGATGATCCGCCGCGTCGCGGCGACCGGCGAGCCGCACCTGCTCTCCGCCGCGAATGAAGCGTCTTACGCGCAGCGCGTCGCCGATGCCACCGGTTTAGCGGTTAGCCGGTTCGCCGAGATCGAAGCTTGGAAGGCTGCGATCGGCGCCGCTCCCGCGATCGTGACGCCCGACTCCGGCGCGTTGCACGTCGCGGGCACGATTGGAACGCCGGTCGTCGCCGTCTTTCCCGGGCAACGTTCGTACGCGCTGCAGGTCGCGCGCTGGTCGCCCTGGGCCGCCCCTCACCGCGTCGTGCGAGCGGACGGCGATTGGCCGACGCGCGCCGCCGAGGCGCTCGCGCATCTGCTCGTGCTGCGATAG
- a CDS encoding heavy metal-binding domain-containing protein: MIARDDVVTFDRLDGYRTVRSFGHVSGSASRPRNRLRSTFRSLGMLIGLAGTEFLSDAEQLRTEALDALRRGADAMGANAVIGLQFFVSERSDGSCEVVAYGQAVTVCKSG; the protein is encoded by the coding sequence ATGATCGCTCGCGACGACGTCGTGACTTTCGACCGTCTCGACGGCTATCGCACCGTGCGCAGCTTCGGGCACGTCTCGGGCAGCGCGTCGCGCCCCCGCAACCGGCTGCGCTCGACCTTTCGCAGCCTCGGCATGTTGATCGGACTTGCCGGAACGGAGTTTTTGAGCGACGCCGAGCAGCTGCGGACCGAGGCGCTCGACGCGCTGCGGCGCGGCGCCGATGCAATGGGCGCCAACGCGGTGATCGGTCTGCAATTCTTCGTCTCCGAGCGGAGCGATGGTTCGTGCGAGGTCGTCGCGTACGGGCAAGCGGTGACGGTGTGCAAGAGCGGCTGA
- a CDS encoding uracil-DNA glycosylase, whose translation MQERLSRLAEGSLAANACRKCTIGYERRNNVYGEGDPCARVMVVGEGPGETEDELGRPFVGRAGQLLDRMLGAIGLARSEVYICNTVKCRPTVPGPNGPRNRAPDQEEMDNCRPFLDEQIEIVSPEIVLALGAPAAKLFLGRDFQITRMRGRWYVGPNGIPLMVTFHPAYILRQTGGEIEAVKRLVWEDLKAVRAKLDEPAVAAAQADPEIAKQVSLFDAG comes from the coding sequence GTGCAAGAGCGGCTGAGCCGCCTCGCCGAGGGATCGCTCGCGGCGAACGCGTGCCGTAAGTGCACGATCGGATACGAACGGCGTAACAACGTGTACGGCGAAGGCGATCCGTGCGCGCGCGTCATGGTTGTCGGCGAGGGTCCGGGCGAGACCGAGGACGAGTTGGGCCGCCCGTTCGTCGGGCGGGCGGGACAGTTGCTCGATCGGATGCTTGGCGCGATCGGATTGGCGAGGTCGGAAGTCTACATCTGCAACACGGTGAAGTGCCGGCCGACGGTGCCGGGCCCGAACGGACCGCGCAACCGCGCTCCCGATCAAGAAGAGATGGACAACTGCCGGCCGTTTCTGGACGAGCAGATCGAGATCGTCTCGCCGGAGATCGTTCTCGCGCTCGGCGCGCCGGCCGCAAAATTGTTTCTCGGCCGCGACTTTCAAATCACGCGCATGCGCGGCCGTTGGTACGTCGGGCCGAACGGCATCCCGCTGATGGTCACGTTCCATCCCGCGTATATTCTGCGGCAGACCGGCGGCGAGATCGAAGCCGTGAAGCGTTTGGTATGGGAAGATCTCAAGGCGGTGCGCGCAAAACTCGACGAGCCTGCGGTCGCGGCCGCGCAGGCCGACCCGGAGATCGCGAAGCAGGTGAGTCTCTTTGACGCCGGTTGA